DNA from Nocardioides seonyuensis:
TCACCGCGGGTCGCACGTTGAGGTCGAGCACGGTGAGCACGCGCTCGCGGAGCGACTCCACCAGCCGTGCCACGCCCTCTGCCCCCGGAGCCAGCGCCGCCCCGAGGGAGCCGTAGACCACCACGGCCGGGTCGACCTCGTCAGGGACGTCGAGCGGGGGCAGCCGCCACTCCAGGTCGAAGGCGTAGGTCGCTGCACCGTCGGACCCGACGGTGGCGAGCGCGGTCGAGGTCCGCGCCAGGACGTAGGGGTCGCCCGCCAGGCCGACGTGGTTGGCGGCCAGGTGCCCGGCGACGGCTCGTCCGCGGGCGTCGTCCCCCAGGGCTGTGGCGAACCAGACCTCCTGGCCCAGCCGGGCCAGCCCCACCGCAGCGTTGGCGCAGCTGCCGCCAGGATGCTCCTCGGTGACGCCGTCGGGGCGTCGTACGGCGTCGACCAGGGCCTCACCCACCACGAGGACCACTGGTTTCGCCAACATGCCAACAAGGTCTACACGACAATCCTAGGGTTGAGCCATGAAGCTCCACCCGATTGATCCTGGCTCCGCAACTCCTCCGTTCGAGCAGGTCCGCGCCCAGATCGCGAAGAAGACAGCCTCGGGTGACCTGCCTCCCGGGACGCGGCTGCCCAGCGTCCGGTCCCTGGCATCCCAGCTCGGCCTGGCCGCCAACACCGTCGCCCGTGTCTACCGCGAGCTGGAGAGCGACGGCGTCGTCATCACCGAGGGCCGCAAGGGCACCTCCGTCGCCCCGACCCGGCTCACCGAGCAGCAGGACTCGCTGGCTGCCGCCGACGACTACGTCGCTCGTGCCCGCCGCCTCGGCCTCGAGCGCGCCGAGGCCCTGCGCCTGGTGGAGACCCGCTGGTCCCGGTAGTCCGGTCGCGGCGCTGTCGGTGACGGGTGGCAGTCTCACCCGACACCACCACCTCATCTCGGGAGCCGCCCATGGACCAGCCCAGTTCCGACACCCTCGCCAAGGTCCGCAAGCTGCTGGCCAAGGCCGAGGATCCGGCGGCGACGGCTCAGGAGGCCGAGACCTACACCGCGAAGGCCGCCGAGCTGATGGCGGCCCACGGCATCGACCGGGCGCTGCTCGCCCTGGCCGACCCCGGCCTCGACATCGTCGGCGACCTCGTCATCGTGCTCGACCGCCCCTATGCCGTTGACAAGGCGGACCTGCTGAGCGCCATCTCGGTGGCGCTGCGGTGCCGGCCGGTCCGGCGAACGCGCTATTCAGGCGGCTCCAAGGAGCTCTCGGTCCACCTCTTCGGCCACCGCTGCGACCTGCAGCGGGCCGAGATCCTGTTCACGAGCCTGCTGGTGCAAGCCGTGCACGCCCTGGCCCGGACCGCGGTCCCCGCCTCCGACCACCCAGCGGCGTTCCGTCGCAGCTGGTTGGCCGGTTTCAGCCGATCTGTCGGCGACCGACTGAGCGCGGTCGAGGTGCAGGCCGCCGACCGGGCGCGCGATCGCTTCGCTGCCCAGGGCACGTCCAGCGCCCTCGTCCTGGCCGACAGGTCAGCCGCGGTCGAGAGTGCCCGGGACCGCACCTACCCCCACCTCCGGCAGGCGTCGGCGCGTCGCCTCTCAGGCAGCGGGATGCACGCGGGATGGAGCGCCGGCCAGCGGGCTGACCTGGGCTCGACCAGGCTGCCCGGGCGGCGCTCACTCCCCCGAGCATGACGACGGCCCGCCACCCCGGAGGGTGACGGGCCGCCGTGCGGTCCTGGTGACTAGCTCACTCGCCGGCGCGGGTGAAGCCGGCCGCCTCGGCGGACTCGACGGAGTCGAACCACACCTCGGCAGTCGTCTGGGAGAACCACTGGCCGTCGGGCTCGTGGAACTTCATGGAATCCTCGTTGCCCTTGATCGGGAAGCCCTCGGGGACCTCGTCGACGTTCTCCATCGGCGCGTGCGAGCCGGGGTACTTCCCGGAGACGTTGCCGTCCGTCACACCCTCGTCCGACGGCAGGGTCGCCACGCCGTGGACCTCTGCGGCCTCGCCGGTGGCCTGGGCCTCGGCGGTCTCCACGTCGGCGGCCTCGGTGTCGAGGACCTCGTCGTCCGCCACGACCTCGGCCGGAGCGGCCTCGGACGGAGCAGCCGGAGCAGCGGCCTGGGTCTTCTTGGTCGAGGGAGCCTTGGGGCTGTAGGCCTCCGTCACCAGCTCGATGACGGCCATGGGGGCGTTGTCGCCCTTGCGGGGCCCGATCTTGGTGATGCGGGTGTAGCCACCGGGACGCTCGGCGAAGGTCGGCGCGATCTCGGTGAACAGCGTGTGCACCACCGACTTGTCACGGATGGTCTTGAGGACCTCGCGACGGTTGTGCAGGTCGCCCCTCTTGGCCTTGGTGATCAGCTTCTCGGCCACCGGGCGAAGCACGCGTGCGCGCGTCTCGGTCGTGGTGATCCGGCCGTGCTCGAACAGGGCGGTGGCCAGGTTCGAGAGCATCAGGCGCTGGTGGGCGGGGCTGCCGCCGAGGCGGGCACCCTTCTTGGGCTTGGGCATCTCAGTTCTCTTTTCTCTCCGGCCGTGTCAGGTACCGGGGTAGACGTCCGACGCGGCGTCGGACGGTTTGGATGGTGCTCATTTGTCGCGGAACCTGCGGGGCTAGGCTTCGGCAGACCTCGCTGGCGCTCGGCCTACCTCCGCCTCACTCCTCGGTCCGCTCAGTACTGCTCGTCCTCGACGAAGCTGTCGTCGTCGTCGTCGCCGTAGGCAGCCAGGGCCGCGCTCGGGTCGAAGCCGGGAGCGCTGTCCTTGAGGGAGAGGCCCATCTCGACGAGCTTGGCCTTGACCTCGTCGATCGACTTGGCGCCGAAGTTGCGGATGTCGAGCAGGTCCTGCTCCGAGCGGCTGATGAGCTCACCCACGGTGTGGATGCCCTCACGCTTGAGGCAGTTGTAGCTGCGGACCGTGAGCTGCAGGTCCTCGACCGGCAGTGCCAGGTCGGCGGCGAGCTGCTCGTCGACCGGCGACGGACCGATGTCGATGCCCTCTGCCTCGACGTTGAGCTCGCGAGCCAGGCCGAACAGCTCGACCAGGGTCTTGCCGGCCGAGGCGATGGCGTCGCGGGGACGGATCGAGGGCTTGGTCTCGACGTCGATGACCAGGCGGTCGAAGTCGGTGCGCTGCTCGACACGGGTGGCCTCGACCTTGTAGGTCACCTTCAGCACGGGGCTGTAGATCGAGTCGACCGGGATGCGGCCGATCTCGTTGTCGGCGCCCTTGTTCTGGACGGCCGAGACATAGCCACGACCGCGCTCGACGACGAGCTCGATGTCGATCTTGCCCTTGTCGGAGAGCGTGGCGATCTTCAGCTCGGGGTTGTGCACCTCGACACCGGCCGGCGGCGTGATGTCGGCCCCGGTGACGTCACCGGCGCCGGACTTGCGGAGGTACATCACCACGGGCTCGTCGTGCTCGGAGGAGACGACCAGGCCCTTCAGGTTGAGGATGACCTCGGTGACGTCCTCGGTGACGCCCTCGATGGTGGAGAACTCGTGCAGGACCGAGTCGATCTTGATGCTGGTGACCGAGGCGCCTGGGATGGAGCTGAGGAGAGTACGGCGCAGCGAGTTGCCGAGCGTGTAGCCGAAGCCGGGCTCGAGGGGCTCGATGACGAACCGCGAGCGGTAGTCGTTGACTGTCTCTTCCGTGAGAGTCGGGCGCTGAGCGATGAGCACGGAATGTGTCCTTCCCGGACCCAACCACTATTTGATGGATCCGAACCAGATGAGGGTGTGTGGAGGAGGTGCCCCCCGGCCCGGGAAGCAGCTGCAACCGCGGGCCGGAGGTGCACGGGGGCGAACCCCCGCGCGTTACTTCTTGGAGTAGTACTCGACGATCAGCTGCTCGGTGACCGGCACGTCGATCTGAGCA
Protein-coding regions in this window:
- a CDS encoding PfkB family carbohydrate kinase, with the protein product MLAKPVVLVVGEALVDAVRRPDGVTEEHPGGSCANAAVGLARLGQEVWFATALGDDARGRAVAGHLAANHVGLAGDPYVLARTSTALATVGSDGAATYAFDLEWRLPPLDVPDEVDPAVVVYGSLGAALAPGAEGVARLVESLRERVLTVLDLNVRPAVTGLGPEVVARAEQMASLADVVKASDEDVEALWPGRDRGDVASQLLAAGSSAVVVTRAAAGVQWFARDGVVEVPAPEVAVVDTIGAGDTVTAALVDGLWRLGARGPGAGERVRDLDPADRVGVIRLAARAAAVTVSRAGADPPWRRELGQS
- a CDS encoding GntR family transcriptional regulator is translated as MKLHPIDPGSATPPFEQVRAQIAKKTASGDLPPGTRLPSVRSLASQLGLAANTVARVYRELESDGVVITEGRKGTSVAPTRLTEQQDSLAAADDYVARARRLGLERAEALRLVETRWSR
- a CDS encoding DUF2786 domain-containing protein gives rise to the protein MDQPSSDTLAKVRKLLAKAEDPAATAQEAETYTAKAAELMAAHGIDRALLALADPGLDIVGDLVIVLDRPYAVDKADLLSAISVALRCRPVRRTRYSGGSKELSVHLFGHRCDLQRAEILFTSLLVQAVHALARTAVPASDHPAAFRRSWLAGFSRSVGDRLSAVEVQAADRARDRFAAQGTSSALVLADRSAAVESARDRTYPHLRQASARRLSGSGMHAGWSAGQRADLGSTRLPGRRSLPRA
- the rplQ gene encoding 50S ribosomal protein L17, translating into MPKPKKGARLGGSPAHQRLMLSNLATALFEHGRITTTETRARVLRPVAEKLITKAKRGDLHNRREVLKTIRDKSVVHTLFTEIAPTFAERPGGYTRITKIGPRKGDNAPMAVIELVTEAYSPKAPSTKKTQAAAPAAPSEAAPAEVVADDEVLDTEAADVETAEAQATGEAAEVHGVATLPSDEGVTDGNVSGKYPGSHAPMENVDEVPEGFPIKGNEDSMKFHEPDGQWFSQTTAEVWFDSVESAEAAGFTRAGE
- a CDS encoding DNA-directed RNA polymerase subunit alpha codes for the protein MLIAQRPTLTEETVNDYRSRFVIEPLEPGFGYTLGNSLRRTLLSSIPGASVTSIKIDSVLHEFSTIEGVTEDVTEVILNLKGLVVSSEHDEPVVMYLRKSGAGDVTGADITPPAGVEVHNPELKIATLSDKGKIDIELVVERGRGYVSAVQNKGADNEIGRIPVDSIYSPVLKVTYKVEATRVEQRTDFDRLVIDVETKPSIRPRDAIASAGKTLVELFGLARELNVEAEGIDIGPSPVDEQLAADLALPVEDLQLTVRSYNCLKREGIHTVGELISRSEQDLLDIRNFGAKSIDEVKAKLVEMGLSLKDSAPGFDPSAALAAYGDDDDDSFVEDEQY